Proteins found in one Tsukamurella paurometabola DSM 20162 genomic segment:
- a CDS encoding TetR/AcrR family transcriptional regulator produces the protein MARIPAAERRSELVDAAVRVIAIHGVDGATTRRIADAANAPLATLHYCFSSKEELFAEVFRHVAGQYRDVLARNDCHGDVKETARSLMRGVMQWYVANEDFGRAIIELISWARRQANEQAVMVYTEANASLRGILEADAAAAGQSPSDEAIDELAYVVTVLTDGFAMNWLVFADRDAASAHMDLAVRTLDAWMDANLDPGDSRSPASAGALLSWVDVD, from the coding sequence CTCAGAGCTCGTCGATGCCGCCGTCCGCGTGATCGCGATCCACGGGGTCGATGGCGCCACGACCCGCAGGATCGCGGACGCGGCGAATGCTCCGCTCGCCACGTTGCACTACTGCTTCTCCTCGAAAGAGGAGCTGTTCGCCGAGGTGTTTCGGCACGTCGCCGGGCAGTACCGGGACGTACTCGCGCGCAACGACTGCCACGGCGATGTGAAAGAGACCGCGCGCTCGCTGATGCGCGGGGTGATGCAGTGGTACGTCGCGAATGAAGACTTCGGACGTGCGATCATCGAGCTGATCAGCTGGGCGCGGCGACAGGCGAATGAACAGGCCGTCATGGTGTACACCGAGGCGAATGCCTCGCTCCGGGGCATTCTGGAGGCCGACGCGGCGGCGGCGGGACAATCGCCGTCCGACGAGGCGATCGATGAGCTGGCGTATGTGGTCACGGTCCTCACCGACGGCTTCGCCATGAACTGGTTGGTATTCGCGGACCGGGATGCCGCGTCGGCGCACATGGACCTCGCCGTACGCACGCTGGACGCGTGGATGGACGCGAACCTGGACCCGGGCGATAGCCGTTCCCCGGCATCCGCGGGAGCGCTCCTGTCGTGGGTTGACGTGGACTGA